Proteins found in one Mytilus edulis chromosome 2, xbMytEdul2.2, whole genome shotgun sequence genomic segment:
- the LOC139510738 gene encoding uncharacterized protein — MPKQKSRTRRKAAPQSIEEDVPNLVEEQSEIPPLYRPPVRRRKTRRAVPETITEQPSVPTANDIADALFRKFESSGVQLVKDNTAVPINDLTGMLSSSSTQPENSSNNDSQGQMLAVFQPPLSSDPNINTSSDGELLNSNSYAENPYACDIMRHSIPLDYHVSNKVKSDVWCDNYVNFALLLPSNIDDTCNESTLFENLNITISNRKSNKELLSVHQWTNAFDIFMSIYLEKNLRSARALIKYGFNVRSLCKSLGFQAAKVYDEKFRKIRKILGLQWDQINDELWRSAALYERQSDFSGQNKKSYAKTSNSAPNSFQRRAQHQYQFPNGYCWAFCKSGECTAKFCKLKHQCVHCSKKHCTLTCPEQKGKQANFIKTSNTNKG, encoded by the coding sequence ATGCCAAAGCAGAAGAGCCGAACAAGAAGAAAGGCTGCTCCTCAAAGCATTGAAGAAGATGTTCCAAATTTAGTGGAGGAACAAAGTGAGATACCACCACTATACAGGCCACCAGTGCGGAGACGCAAGACCAGACGAGCTGTTCCTGAAACAATTACTGAACAGCCGTCTGTTCCAACAGCAAATGACATTGCTGATGCTTTATTCCGAAAGTTTGAAAGTTCCGGCGTGCAACTGGTAAAAGACAATACAGCAGTTCCAATTAATGACTTAACTGGTATGTTGTCGTCATCATCCACACAACCAGAAAATTCATCAAATAATGACTCTCAGGGACAAATGTTAGCTGTCTTCCAACCGCCATTGTCTTCAGATCCTAATATTAACACGTCTTCTGATGGTGAGCTGTTAAACTCTAACTCGTATGCCGAGAATCCTTATGCTTGTGACATAATGAGACATTCTATACCTTTAGATTACCATGTCAGCAATAAGGTTAAATCTGATGTTTGGTGTGATAACTATGTAAATTTTGCTTTATTATTACCTTCTAACATTGATGATACATGTAATGAATCAACATTATTTGAGAATTTGAATATAACAATTTCAAATAGGAAGTCTAACAAAGAGCTTTTGTCCGTTCACCAATGGACAAATGCTTTTGACATATTTATGTCTATATATCTTGAAAAGAATTTGAGGTCGGCTAGAGCATTGATTAAATATGGTTTTAATGTACGGTCATTATGCAAGTCCTTGGGTTTCCAAGCCGCTAAAGTATATGATGAGAAATTTAGAAAGATAAGAAAAATTTTAGGGTTACAATGGGATCAAATCAATGATGAACTTTGGCGATCTGCTGCTTTATATGAAAGACAATCTGATTTTTCAGGTCAAAATAAGAAGTCGTATGCTAAAACCTCAAACTCAGCCCCAAATTCTTTTCAAAGGAGGGCCCAGCATCAGTATCAATTCCCAAATGGCTATTGCTGGGCCTTCTGTAAATCAGGGGAATGCAcagcaaagttttgtaaactcAAACACCAATGTGTACACTGCAGCAAGAAACACTGTACCCTTACATGTCCAGAGCAAAAAGGAAAACAGGCAAACTTTATCAAAACTTCCAACACCAATAAAGGTTGA